The proteins below come from a single Polynucleobacter necessarius genomic window:
- a CDS encoding amino acid ABC transporter ATP-binding protein, translating to MIDLQNVSKWYGDFQVLTDCSTSIKKGEVVVICGPSGSGKSTLIKTINALEPFQSGEITVDGVRLHDPKTNLPKLRARVGVVFQHFELFPHLSITENLTLAQIHVLGRSADEAKAHGLKYLERVGLIAQKDKYPGQLSGGQQQRVAIARALSMDPIVMLFDEPTSALDPEMVGEVLEVMVGLANEGMTMCCVTHEMGFARMVSNRVIFMDQGCIVEDCSKDEFFGNPDARSNRAKNFLSKILAH from the coding sequence ATGATTGATCTTCAAAACGTCTCGAAATGGTATGGCGACTTTCAAGTGCTAACTGACTGCAGCACGTCTATTAAAAAAGGTGAGGTCGTTGTTATTTGTGGACCCTCTGGCTCAGGTAAATCTACCTTGATTAAAACCATCAATGCACTCGAGCCATTCCAGAGTGGTGAAATTACCGTGGATGGCGTACGTTTACACGACCCCAAAACAAACTTACCAAAACTTCGCGCCAGAGTAGGGGTGGTGTTTCAGCATTTTGAGCTTTTTCCACACCTTAGCATCACCGAAAACCTCACCTTAGCGCAAATTCATGTGCTGGGTCGCTCAGCGGATGAGGCCAAAGCCCATGGTTTGAAATACCTTGAGCGCGTTGGATTAATTGCACAGAAAGATAAATATCCAGGGCAACTATCCGGCGGTCAACAACAACGGGTTGCGATTGCGAGAGCTTTAAGCATGGATCCCATCGTGATGCTTTTTGATGAACCCACCTCGGCGCTAGACCCTGAAATGGTGGGTGAAGTGCTCGAAGTCATGGTAGGTCTAGCAAACGAGGGTATGACAATGTGCTGCGTTACCCATGAAATGGGCTTTGCTAGAATGGTCAGCAATAGAGTCATTTTTATGGATCAAGGGTGCATTGTGGAGGATTGCAGTAAAGATGAATTCTTTGGCAACCCTGATGCTAGATCCAATCGTGCAAAAAACTTTTTATCCAAAATATTGGCACACTAA
- a CDS encoding DUF3313 domain-containing protein, whose product MTAFLALLVTVLMGCSNAPKLTTQPMPKSGFLPDYSLLVPVTTSESDTRVWKYRKEGVNPGAYTAVILDPIYLNQNATKDVSLEAISSAKAALQASMVEAVNARGNIRIVTNPGSGVARISAGTTGAESSTDSLQSWNFTPIGLALNAAAYAGGVNSKTPAILVESKITDSQTKQLLGEGLVTVQGESFRTAGGSVDSFIAMAKKVRIALETSANPVPTSLK is encoded by the coding sequence TTGACAGCTTTTCTTGCATTACTGGTAACAGTATTAATGGGTTGTAGTAATGCGCCTAAATTAACGACACAACCGATGCCGAAATCGGGTTTCTTGCCCGATTATTCCTTGTTGGTGCCTGTTACTACTTCAGAATCGGATACCCGCGTCTGGAAATATCGTAAGGAGGGCGTTAATCCTGGGGCTTATACCGCAGTGATCTTGGATCCAATATATCTCAATCAAAACGCTACGAAAGATGTCAGTTTGGAAGCGATCAGTAGCGCGAAAGCTGCATTGCAGGCTTCCATGGTTGAAGCAGTAAATGCTCGGGGCAATATTCGCATTGTGACTAACCCAGGTTCTGGTGTTGCTCGAATTTCCGCTGGGACAACTGGAGCCGAAAGTTCTACAGACAGTTTGCAGTCTTGGAATTTCACGCCGATTGGCCTAGCGTTAAATGCCGCAGCCTATGCAGGTGGCGTGAATTCAAAAACGCCCGCCATATTGGTTGAAAGCAAAATTACCGATAGCCAAACCAAGCAACTACTGGGTGAAGGTCTCGTTACCGTTCAAGGGGAGTCATTTCGTACCGCAGGTGGATCGGTAGATTCCTTTATCGCCATGGCCAAGAAGGTACGAATAGCCTTAGAAACATCGGCCAATCCTGTTCCTACATCGTTAAAGTAA
- a CDS encoding amino acid ABC transporter permease encodes MDFGIFCKGTLDQEVVDHCFSGLFTLGKNPDPTYLDWLLKAWGWTLAVACLGLIIALILGAVMGTLRTLPPDSAWNRFLVRFSTAWVELFRNIPILVQVFLWYHVIPAFIPILKDVPSYWLVSIALGFFTSARIAEQVRAGIQSLPSGQKAAATALGLTTYQSYRYVILPMALRIVIPPLTSESMNLIKNSSAAFAVSVPELTLFAMQAQEETSRGVEIYLAVTLLYAISAFAVNRVMTHIEKRTRIPGFMVANSEAAAH; translated from the coding sequence ATGGATTTTGGTATTTTTTGTAAGGGGACACTAGATCAGGAAGTTGTTGATCATTGTTTTTCTGGATTATTCACCCTTGGAAAAAATCCAGATCCAACCTACTTAGATTGGTTATTAAAGGCTTGGGGCTGGACCCTGGCTGTAGCTTGCTTGGGCCTGATCATTGCCCTAATCTTGGGTGCGGTTATGGGCACCTTGCGCACCTTACCCCCAGATAGTGCATGGAATCGATTCTTGGTGCGCTTTTCAACCGCGTGGGTTGAACTCTTCAGAAATATACCGATTCTGGTTCAGGTCTTTCTTTGGTATCACGTTATCCCAGCATTCATTCCCATACTAAAGGACGTTCCTTCCTATTGGTTGGTCAGTATTGCGCTTGGCTTCTTTACCTCAGCGCGAATAGCGGAACAGGTCAGGGCGGGTATTCAATCTTTACCATCTGGTCAAAAGGCAGCAGCTACCGCCCTAGGTTTAACAACGTATCAAAGTTATCGCTATGTCATTTTGCCGATGGCATTACGTATTGTGATTCCGCCGCTGACTTCCGAAAGCATGAATCTCATTAAGAACTCATCAGCAGCGTTCGCTGTATCGGTACCAGAATTAACCTTGTTTGCCATGCAAGCTCAGGAAGAAACCTCTCGTGGGGTCGAAATCTATTTAGCGGTGACATTGCTTTACGCAATATCGGCTTTTGCAGTAAATCGCGTGATGACTCATATCGAAAAGCGCACCCGGATACCCGGTTTTATGGTTGCGAACTCTGAAGCGGCAGCTCACTAA
- a CDS encoding amino acid ABC transporter permease, protein MLSLDLSFYNWELFTNYIMKGMLFSVQLTVIATVGGIIFGTFLALMRLSGKPSLAYPTTFYANTIRSIPLVMVILWFFLLIPMLIGRPIGADLSATITFIAFEGAFFSEIVRAGIQSVPKGQGYAAQALGMTYSQNMRFIVLPQAFRNMIPVFMTQTIILFQDTSLVYAIGAYDLLKGFEIAGKNYGRPIETYLLAAFTYFIICFSLSKIVRRAQDKVAIIR, encoded by the coding sequence ATGTTGAGTCTTGATTTAAGTTTTTATAACTGGGAGCTCTTTACCAACTACATCATGAAAGGGATGCTGTTTAGTGTTCAACTGACAGTAATTGCGACGGTTGGCGGCATTATTTTTGGCACTTTCTTGGCGTTAATGCGCTTGTCCGGAAAGCCCAGCTTAGCTTATCCCACTACGTTCTATGCCAATACCATACGATCCATTCCTTTGGTCATGGTGATTCTCTGGTTCTTCTTGTTAATTCCGATGTTGATTGGGCGTCCAATTGGTGCTGACTTATCCGCAACCATTACCTTTATCGCCTTCGAGGGCGCCTTTTTCTCAGAAATCGTACGAGCCGGAATTCAGTCAGTACCGAAGGGGCAAGGCTATGCAGCACAGGCCTTAGGTATGACCTACAGCCAAAACATGCGCTTTATCGTATTGCCACAGGCATTTCGCAACATGATCCCCGTCTTTATGACGCAAACCATCATATTGTTTCAAGATACGTCGTTGGTGTATGCCATTGGCGCTTACGACTTGCTTAAAGGCTTTGAAATTGCCGGTAAGAACTATGGCAGACCCATTGAAACCTATTTATTGGCAGCATTCACATATTTCATTATTTGCTTCTCACTCTCCAAAATTGTGAGACGAGCACAGGATAAAGTAGCCATCATTCGCTAA
- a CDS encoding alpha/beta fold hydrolase, with amino-acid sequence MHGFPQTKAIWHEVAPALAAHYTVVASDLLGYGQSSKPNGKPDHSSCSKRSMAASNPAYAHAMCEDYRAAATIDLVHDRADRGAGKKLAMPLHVLWGEHGLVHKCFKPVEDWQKVVNQVTGKSVPCGHYIPEELSRTVIDEARLFFNGV; translated from the coding sequence TTGCATGGTTTTCCACAAACGAAGGCTATCTGGCATGAAGTTGCACCAGCATTGGCAGCGCATTACACAGTAGTTGCCTCAGATCTACTGGGTTATGGTCAATCATCAAAGCCGAATGGGAAGCCGGATCACTCCAGCTGTTCAAAACGATCAATGGCAGCTTCTAACCCAGCGTATGCACATGCTATGTGTGAAGATTATCGCGCAGCTGCAACGATCGATTTGGTTCACGATAGAGCAGATCGGGGTGCTGGTAAAAAGCTCGCCATGCCGTTGCATGTGCTTTGGGGTGAGCATGGGCTGGTTCACAAATGTTTTAAACCCGTAGAGGATTGGCAGAAGGTTGTCAATCAGGTCACCGGAAAATCCGTACCCTGTGGCCACTACATTCCCGAGGAATTGTCCAGAACCGTGATTGATGAGGCTAGACTCTTTTTCAATGGAGTCTAA
- a CDS encoding DUF2069 domain-containing protein, translated as MFKNFLHKNPYQLLATAAYIDLFILCVAWEWFISPLRPGGSWLILKGVPLLFAIPGIWKGNVYTMQWASMLILLYITEGLVRILETGANFWMAVLETSSATIGFVCLLIYLKPIKKEATALAKQQSQTTE; from the coding sequence ATGTTTAAAAACTTCCTGCACAAAAATCCGTATCAATTGCTAGCGACAGCAGCTTATATTGACCTCTTTATTTTGTGCGTTGCATGGGAGTGGTTTATCTCCCCTCTTCGTCCTGGCGGCTCGTGGTTAATCTTGAAGGGTGTGCCTTTGCTATTTGCAATTCCAGGCATTTGGAAAGGCAATGTCTACACCATGCAATGGGCTTCGATGCTCATCCTGCTCTACATTACCGAAGGCTTGGTACGCATTCTAGAAACAGGCGCTAATTTTTGGATGGCAGTTCTCGAAACCTCATCCGCTACGATAGGCTTTGTATGTCTATTGATATATTTGAAGCCCATCAAAAAAGAAGCTACAGCATTGGCTAAGCAACAATCACAAACAACTGAGTAA
- a CDS encoding amino acid ABC transporter substrate-binding protein has protein sequence MRYSSRIKLGVITWLFIGAVSVQAASITLDKIKSRSTVTMGVRESSIPMSYTTGDNRFDGYHVEICRMVLGEIRDRLGVSTLRINYQPVTSQNRVPLVQNGTVDIECGTITNNINRAKDVGFANTLYVEEVRIAVKANSGIKSISDLNGKKVATTTGTTSVQLLRKHERANGVNFDEVFGKDHADSFLLLESGRADAFVMDGSILAGNIANSKNPKDYKIVGEVLSTEPIAIMVRKDDPEFKAAVNAAIAKIVANGKMPGLWNKWFLSPIPPKNIVVGLELSPVTKNAWANLNDKPAEDYNKK, from the coding sequence ATGAGATACTCATCGAGGATCAAGCTAGGCGTTATAACCTGGCTATTCATTGGCGCTGTATCAGTCCAGGCGGCCAGTATCACTCTAGACAAAATCAAATCCAGGAGCACGGTTACCATGGGGGTACGTGAGTCCTCCATTCCGATGTCCTATACAACAGGCGATAACCGTTTTGATGGTTACCATGTCGAAATCTGCCGTATGGTTTTGGGTGAGATTAGGGACAGACTTGGTGTAAGTACCTTACGTATTAACTACCAACCGGTAACCTCTCAAAACCGTGTTCCGTTAGTTCAAAATGGAACGGTCGATATTGAGTGTGGTACGATAACAAATAATATTAATCGCGCAAAGGACGTGGGTTTTGCCAATACCCTTTATGTCGAAGAAGTGCGTATTGCTGTTAAAGCAAATTCAGGTATCAAATCAATCTCAGATTTGAATGGCAAGAAAGTTGCCACCACAACCGGCACTACCTCTGTTCAACTATTGCGTAAGCATGAGCGTGCAAATGGCGTGAACTTTGATGAAGTATTTGGCAAAGACCACGCAGATAGCTTTTTGTTACTGGAATCCGGACGTGCTGATGCGTTCGTAATGGATGGTTCCATCTTGGCTGGAAACATTGCTAACTCTAAAAATCCAAAGGATTACAAGATTGTTGGTGAAGTTTTAAGTACTGAGCCCATTGCTATCATGGTCCGCAAAGACGATCCTGAATTTAAAGCAGCTGTAAATGCAGCGATTGCCAAAATCGTCGCCAATGGGAAGATGCCTGGATTGTGGAATAAATGGTTCTTATCACCCATTCCTCCGAAGAACATTGTCGTTGGTCTTGAATTGTCCCCAGTAACGAAAAATGCATGGGCTAATTTGAATGATAAACCTGCCGAAGACTACAACAAGAAGTAA